GGCCGCCGTCTCAGCCTCGGCGAATTCCTCGTCCTCGACCGCGATGAATTTGGCGCCCAGGGATTCGACTTGTTCCTTGACCGCTGGGCGGACGTCGGTGGCCGTCACGATGGCGCCCAGCCGCCGTGCTGTGGCGATGGCCTGCAGTCCGGCCACGCCGGCCCCCATGACGAATGCGCGGGCCGGCGCGATGGTGCCGGCGGCGGTCATCATCATGGGCAGCGCTCGGGGATACTCGGCAGTAGCGTCGAGCACCGCCTTATAGCCCGCCAGGTTCGACTGTGAAGACAGCACGTCCATGTTCTGGGCCCGCGTGATGCGGGGCATGAACTCCATGGCGAAGGCGGTAACACCGGCATCGGCGTAGGCCTGCACCTGGTCGCGGTTGGCGTGTGGCGCCAGCGTGGCGATCAACAGCGCGCCCTTTTTCAGCTGGGCCAGCTCGTCGGGGCCGCCTTCGGCAGCCGTCAGCGGGCGCTGCACCTTGAAGACGATGTCGGCGTCGGTCACCGCGGCAGCGGCGTCGGCGGCGATGGTGGCGCCGGCATCGGCGAAAACCTGGTCGGGGATCTGCGCGCCCTCGCCGGCGCCTGCCTCGACGGACATCTGGGCACCCAGGCCGATTAGTTTCTTGACCGTGTCCGGCGTGGCCGCAACGCGTCTTTCGTGCGGCCGCCGTTCCTTGGGTATGGCGATTTTCATGTTCTCACCGGATTGAGTGTGTCGGGCTCGGAGCCGCCTGGGCGGTACCGG
The window above is part of the Alphaproteobacteria bacterium genome. Proteins encoded here:
- a CDS encoding Re/Si-specific NAD(P)(+) transhydrogenase subunit alpha; the encoded protein is MKIAIPKERRPHERRVAATPDTVKKLIGLGAQMSVEAGAGEGAQIPDQVFADAGATIAADAAAAVTDADIVFKVQRPLTAAEGGPDELAQLKKGALLIATLAPHANRDQVQAYADAGVTAFAMEFMPRITRAQNMDVLSSQSNLAGYKAVLDATAEYPRALPMMMTAAGTIAPARAFVMGAGVAGLQAIATARRLGAIVTATDVRPAVKEQVESLGAKFIAVEDEEFAEAETAAGYAKEMSDAYKQKQSALVREHLKKQDIVICTALIPGRQAPILISADMVAEMKPGAVVVDLAVEQGGNCEGSRLGEVVEVGGVRIVGHDNWPSRIAGDASQLYAKNLLNFVTTLIDDESKELAIDWEDEIVQGTALTRDGAIINPALTGEGN